One Burkholderia sp. WP9 genomic window, CTCAGTGCACCTCGTAGCGGCCATTGCCGGTGCCGACGATCGTCGCGCTCCCGGCCGCCGAAAACAGCGTGATCCGCACGGGCACGTCGATCGCCTCGGTACCGAACACAATTCGGCTCGGCTGCGTATCCGAACCCGGATAGTCGATGCTCACGCCCGTTACGCCGCCTTCCCAGCGACGCGGCCCAAGCAGATCGTCACGCAACGGACGCCAGCCGTCTTCGGTGCGCAGGTCGAAACGGAAGCCGCCTTCAACCGGTTGCCAGGCAATCGGCCGCGCGCGCACCTGCGCTTCGTCGCCGGCCGATTCGAACAGCAGCGCGAGACGCTGCGCTTCCTCGTTCAGATCGGTGCGTGGATTGCGCGTGACCGTCAACGCGGTCAAGGACACCAGCAGGCCCGCAATCACCAGCACCACCAGCATTTCCAGCAGCGTGAAACCCGCCGCGCGTTGCCGGCCGGCGCGCGCGCTCGCGTCACGTGAGCACGACACGCGATGAAGGCGCGCGCGGGCACACGCCGCGCGCGGCAACGAAGCCGTACACGGAGTGTCCACGCAGGACTTGCAAGCGGACAATCGTATAGTGCCGGCCACGAACGATCAGCTCACAATCAAACGACAACACATCGAAGAGCGCGTAAGAATCATCTCCTTAACTGCCTACTGCCACGAGCCGACGTCGGCATCGTTGCCTTCGCCGCCCGCCTTGCCGTCCGCGCCATAGCTGAACACGTCGATCTCGCCGTGCACACCCGGATTCAGATATTGATAGGCATTGCCCCACGGATCGTTCGGCAGACGTTCGAGATAGCCGCCGTCCTTCCAGTTGTTCGGCACGGGGTCCGTGCTCGGCTTTTCGATCAGCGCGCGCAGACCTTGCTCCTGCGTCGGATAACGGCCGTTGTCGAGACGATAGAGCTTGAGCGCCTGCATGACCGTTCCGATGTCCTGCTTGGCGGCCACACGCCGCGCCTCGTCGGGACGGCTCATGATTTTTGGCACGATCAACGCGGCCAGAATGCCCAGAATCGCGATCACGACCATGATTTCGATCAGCGTAAAACCGCGCTGACGTCGGCTGCGCGGACCCGCGATTTCATGACGGCGAGTGGTCGACAGTTGCATAGCTTGCTACCTCTTTTCAGGTGAAATTTTCGACTGGGCGGAATTTATCGTTCAGCGAACAGGGTGCCATTGAACACGTCCGGCCGGTCATTTTAATGTCATGGAGTTGAAGGGTCGTAAGAAACCGCCGGGCCGCCACAAGTTTGCTCACGCGCTCGCGGAGCCTCGTGCAAAGCGCCTGGTTAGAGGGCGCTTTCAACCCAACGCAATTTTCACAATAGTCCGTACAATGATGCGCATGAACGCCATCCAAATCCGCCTTCTGTCGCTCGCGCTGTTCGCCGTGTTCTGCGCGACGCTGACCTATTGGGTCATCACGCTCAGCACGATGTCCGGTGCGCCGTTGCCCGCAGCGGCTGCGCATGCGCAGGTCTCGACCGACCAGGCCGCCACGCTGTTCGGCGGCCAGCTCACGCGCAGCGCCAACCAGGACGTGCGACTGTTCGGCATCCTCGCGTTGCGGGAAGGCGCCGCGGCTATCGTCAGCGTCGGCGGCGAACCGCCCCATGCGGTGTCGCTCGGCAGCGCGCTGATGCAAGGCGCCAAACTCTCCGAAGTCCGTGCCCGCTCGATCATCATCGACCGCAATGGCGCGCACTCCGAAGTGTTCCTGCCGGCCAACCCCGCAGGTCCGACGATCTACGTGCGCTAAAGTCACGCACCGAACAAACCGTCGCTGCACCGATTGCGCGGTCACCGCGCCGATAACCGGCACGCTCATCGCGCAATCCAGCCGCTCTCCCGGCCTTACTGCACCAGGTTGTTCAACTCGATGATCGGCAGCATCACCGCCAGCACGATCACCAGCACCACGCCACCCATCGCCAGAATCAGCAACGGCTCCAGCAGACTCGTCAGGAACATCGTGCGGCGCTCGAGTTCGCGCGCTTCGCCATCAGCCGCGCGGTCGAGCATCGTGGTCACGTCGCCGGTCGCTTCGCCCGAGCGGATCAGGTGAACCAGCACGGGCGGAAAGGTCTTCGTATTGCCGAGCGCGCGCGATAACGACGTGCCCTCGCGAACGCGCACGATCGCATCGTCGATGTTCTCGCGCATGGCGTTGTTGCTGAGCGTTTCGGCTGCTGCTTGCAGCGCCCGCAGAATCGGCACGCCGGCCGCCGTGAGAATGCCGAGCGTGCTGGCAAAGCGCACAGTGTTGTAGCCGCGCACGAGTTTGCCGAGCAGCGGGGCGGTCAGCAGCCAGCGGTCGAAAGCGAGGCGCGGGCCGGGCTGCTTGAGAATGGAGCGCACCAGATACGACAGCACGGCCACGCCGATCAGCATCGCCCACCACCAGTTCCGCACGAACCCGGACAGCGCCATCATCATGATGGTGAGGAAGGGCAGTTGCTGCTTGGTGCTGGCGAACACATTCACCACCTGCGGCACCACGTAACTCAACAGAAACGTGACGATGCCGAAAGCGATGATCGTGACGATGGTCGGGTACGTGAACGCGAGCACGATCTTCTGCTTCAGCGCGTTGCGCTGCTCGATGTAGTCCGCGAGGCGCGACAGCACGAGACCCAGTTTGCCGGTATGTTCGCCGGCCGCGACCAGCGCGCGGTAAATCTCGGGAAAGTCTTTCGGATGCTGCGTCAGCGCATTGGCGAGCGAATGGCCGCCGAGCACTTCCGCGCGGATCGACGCCATCAGTTCGCGAATGTAGTCGCGTTCCGATTGCTCGGTGAGCACGGCGAGCGCTTCGTCGAGCGGCAGGCCGGCAATCAGCAGACTGGCGAGCTGGCGCGTCAAGATTGCCTGCTCGCGTTGCGACAAACGCCGCCCCAGCGACAGCCGCTGACTGCGCTCGCCACGCGTGCGTGTGGCGGCCGGTTCGACGACGAGCGGCGTCAGTCCCTGCGAGCGCAGATTGGTCCGCGCGCCGCGCGCGCTGTCCGCGTCGAGCACGCCTTTTTGCGCCTTGCCCGCCGCATCGATCGCTTCGAAACGAAATGCCGGCATGCGCTTATGCTCCGCCCGTGACGCGGATCACTTCTTCGAGCGATGTCAGCCCGGAGGCGAGCCAGCGGTCCGCATCCTCGCGCAGCGTACGCATGCCTTGCTCGCGGCCGGCCGCGAGAATCTCGGCATCCGCCGCGTTGCGGTGAACCAGCGTACGAATGTTGTCGTCGATCAGCAGCAGTTCGTAGACGCCGCGACGTCCCGCATAACCGGAGTGGCCGCACCGGTCGCAACCCACCGGATGCCAGCGCACGCTGCCGTCTTCTTCCACGCGCTCTTCGCGGCACACCGGGCACAAGCGCCGCACGAGCCGCTGCGCCAGCACGCCGAGCAGCGACGACGCCAGCAGATACGGCTCGACGCCCATGTCGGTCAAACGTGTCACGGCGGAGGCCGCGTCGTTGGTGTGCAGCGTGGCGAGCACGAGGTGGCCCGTCAGCGACGCCTGCACCGCGATCTGCGCGGTCTCCAGGTCACGGATTTCACCGATCATGATGACGTCCGGATCCTGCCGCAGAATCGAGCGCAGCGCCCGCGCGAAAGTCATTCCGATCCGCTCGTTGACCTGCGTCTGGCCGATGCCGGAGAGGTCGTATTCGATCGGGTCTTCGACCGTCATGATGTTGGTGGTCGCCGTTTCGAGCCGCGACATCGCCGCATAGAGCGTGGTCGTTTTACCCGAGCCCGTCGGACCCGTAACCAGCACGATGCCGTGCGGTCTGCCGATCAGCTTGTCGAACTTGACGAGCGTGTCGGGCGCCATGCCGAGTGCTTCGAGATTCAGACGCGACGCGTCTTTTTCCAACAGACGCAGCACCGCGCGTTCGCCGTGGCCGGTCGGCAGCGTCGAGACGCGCACGTCGACCGGGCGGCCGCCTACGCGCAGCGTGATCCGGCCATCCTGCGGCAAGCGCTTTTCGGCAATGTCGAGCTGCGCCATGATCTTGATCCGCGAGATCAGCGCGCCGTGCAGCGCTTTCTTCGGGCGCACCACATCGCGCAACGTGCCGTCGACACGAAAGCGCACCACGGAAGAAGTCTCGAACGGCTCGATATGAATATCCGAAGCCTGCTCGCGCGCCGCTTGCGTGAGCAGCGCGTTGATCATGCGGATGATCGGCGCGTCGTCTTCCGACTCCAGCAGATCTTCCACCTCGGGAATGTCCTGCATGAGGCGCGAGAGATCGACTTCGCCTTCCACTTCGCCGACCACCTGCGCAGCGCTGCCGTCCTGACGCGCATACGCCTGGTTGATCGCCTGCGCGAGTTCGTCGGCGGGAACGCGCACGATCGACACTGCGCCGAAGTTACGCGCGACTTCGGAAAGCGCGGCGTCGCTCGTGCGTTCGCTGATCCAGACTTCGAGACTGTCCGCATGCTGATGCGCAACCAG contains:
- a CDS encoding GspH/FimT family pseudopilin, which gives rise to MAGTIRLSACKSCVDTPCTASLPRAACARARLHRVSCSRDASARAGRQRAAGFTLLEMLVVLVIAGLLVSLTALTVTRNPRTDLNEEAQRLALLFESAGDEAQVRARPIAWQPVEGGFRFDLRTEDGWRPLRDDLLGPRRWEGGVTGVSIDYPGSDTQPSRIVFGTEAIDVPVRITLFSAAGSATIVGTGNGRYEVH
- the gspG gene encoding type II secretion system major pseudopilin GspG; this translates as MQLSTTRRHEIAGPRSRRQRGFTLIEIMVVIAILGILAALIVPKIMSRPDEARRVAAKQDIGTVMQALKLYRLDNGRYPTQEQGLRALIEKPSTDPVPNNWKDGGYLERLPNDPWGNAYQYLNPGVHGEIDVFSYGADGKAGGEGNDADVGSWQ
- a CDS encoding type II secretion system protein N; protein product: MNAIQIRLLSLALFAVFCATLTYWVITLSTMSGAPLPAAAAHAQVSTDQAATLFGGQLTRSANQDVRLFGILALREGAAAIVSVGGEPPHAVSLGSALMQGAKLSEVRARSIIIDRNGAHSEVFLPANPAGPTIYVR
- the gspF gene encoding type II secretion system inner membrane protein GspF, which encodes MPAFRFEAIDAAGKAQKGVLDADSARGARTNLRSQGLTPLVVEPAATRTRGERSQRLSLGRRLSQREQAILTRQLASLLIAGLPLDEALAVLTEQSERDYIRELMASIRAEVLGGHSLANALTQHPKDFPEIYRALVAAGEHTGKLGLVLSRLADYIEQRNALKQKIVLAFTYPTIVTIIAFGIVTFLLSYVVPQVVNVFASTKQQLPFLTIMMMALSGFVRNWWWAMLIGVAVLSYLVRSILKQPGPRLAFDRWLLTAPLLGKLVRGYNTVRFASTLGILTAAGVPILRALQAAAETLSNNAMRENIDDAIVRVREGTSLSRALGNTKTFPPVLVHLIRSGEATGDVTTMLDRAADGEARELERRTMFLTSLLEPLLILAMGGVVLVIVLAVMLPIIELNNLVQ
- the gspE gene encoding type II secretion system ATPase GspE: MSTPSTPPSAAATPAATRAGAAALPPAGATEHAGREAPSAIAARLVPYGFARAGQILVAHQHADSLEVWISERTSDAALSEVARNFGAVSIVRVPADELAQAINQAYARQDGSAAQVVGEVEGEVDLSRLMQDIPEVEDLLESEDDAPIIRMINALLTQAAREQASDIHIEPFETSSVVRFRVDGTLRDVVRPKKALHGALISRIKIMAQLDIAEKRLPQDGRITLRVGGRPVDVRVSTLPTGHGERAVLRLLEKDASRLNLEALGMAPDTLVKFDKLIGRPHGIVLVTGPTGSGKTTTLYAAMSRLETATTNIMTVEDPIEYDLSGIGQTQVNERIGMTFARALRSILRQDPDVIMIGEIRDLETAQIAVQASLTGHLVLATLHTNDAASAVTRLTDMGVEPYLLASSLLGVLAQRLVRRLCPVCREERVEEDGSVRWHPVGCDRCGHSGYAGRRGVYELLLIDDNIRTLVHRNAADAEILAAGREQGMRTLREDADRWLASGLTSLEEVIRVTGGA